The following coding sequences are from one Eucalyptus grandis isolate ANBG69807.140 chromosome 11, ASM1654582v1, whole genome shotgun sequence window:
- the LOC104444083 gene encoding protein ABIL2 isoform X1: MVSWRWIMTISARGCEVESNCFIFIVTDEDTLNLGMMDASQLPFLVSAPQEALHYDELSMKESLNFSDSLKDLKDLRKQLYSAAEYFELSYNKQDQKQIVVNTLRDYATKAFISTVDHLGSMTYKVNCLLDDKIEEASAIELRFSCLQQRLQMCDVFIDHGGLSQQSLAIRTPKHHMRYILPVSQAKDGGVSKNLQYCMKNEVNSDMSAGEHYMYSRNIETSAPFVRRRHLTTQFPRSTPTSIFSFASTSSNQKAEKRTSPFLFQLTRLGSLVDRSTSSNQSSAKKRYPLEPRRSTSMSAHVERNRRTDIELYSSENNRLFKSLVSMRKSRKDSRLYKFLDEN, from the exons ATGGTGTCTTGGAGATGGATAATGACAATTAGTGCCCGAGGGTGTGAAGTTGAATCtaattgcttcatcttcattgtAACAGATGAAGATACTTTGAACTTGGGTATGATGGATGCTTCCCAGTTGCCTTTTTTAGTTTCCGCTCCTCAGGAAGCTTTGCATTATGATGAGCTCTCCATGAAAGAGAGTTTGAACTTTTCAGATAGCCTAAAG GATTTGAAGGATCTTAGGAAGCAGTTATACTCAGCAGCTGAGTATTTTGAATTATCTTACAACAAACAAGATCAAAAACAAAT AGTGGTGAACACACTGAGAGATTATGCAACTAAAGCTTTCATCAGCACTGTGGATCACTTGGGCTCCATGACTTATAAGGTCAACTGTCTCCTAGATGACAAGATTGAGGAAGCATCTGCAATTGAGCTCAGATTCTCTTGTCTTCAACAG AGACTCCAAATGTGTGACGTGTTCATAGACCATGGAGGCCTATCTCAGCAGTCACTAGCAATAAGAACTCCGAAGCACCACATGCGATATATCTTACCAG TTTCACAAGCTAAAGACGGTGGAGTCAGCAAGAACTTGCAATACTGCATGAAAAATGAAGTAAACAGCGACATGTCGGCAGGTGAACATT ACATGTATTCAAGAAATATAGAGACTTCTGCACCATTTGTCAG GAGACGGCATTTGACAACACAGTTTCCACGGTCCACCCCAACCAGCATCTTTTCATTCGCAAGTACTTCGTCCAACCAAAAAGCAG AAAAACGCACCTCCCCATTTCTATTTCAACTCACACGTTTGGGTTCTCTCGTCGATAGATCTACATCTtcaaatcagtctagtgccaaAAAGCGA TACCCACTGGAACCCCGAAGATCCACTTCAATGTCTGCTCATGTTGAGAGGAACAGAAGAACTGATATCGAGCTATATTCCAGCGAGAACAACCGTCTCTTCAAGTCCTTGGTTAGCATGCGGAAGTCAAGAAAGGACAGCAGGTTATACAAGTTCTTGGACGAAAACTAA
- the LOC104444083 gene encoding protein ABIL2 isoform X2: protein MVSWRWIMTISARGCEVESNCFIFIVTDEDTLNLGMMDASQLPFLVSAPQEALHYDELSMKESLNFSDSLKDLKDLRKQLYSAAEYFELSYNKQDQKQIVVNTLRDYATKAFISTVDHLGSMTYKVNCLLDDKIEEASAIELRFSCLQQRLQMCDVFIDHGGLSQQSLAIRTPKHHMRYILPVSQAKDGGVSKNLQYCMKNEVNSDMSADMYSRNIETSAPFVRRRHLTTQFPRSTPTSIFSFASTSSNQKAEKRTSPFLFQLTRLGSLVDRSTSSNQSSAKKRYPLEPRRSTSMSAHVERNRRTDIELYSSENNRLFKSLVSMRKSRKDSRLYKFLDEN, encoded by the exons ATGGTGTCTTGGAGATGGATAATGACAATTAGTGCCCGAGGGTGTGAAGTTGAATCtaattgcttcatcttcattgtAACAGATGAAGATACTTTGAACTTGGGTATGATGGATGCTTCCCAGTTGCCTTTTTTAGTTTCCGCTCCTCAGGAAGCTTTGCATTATGATGAGCTCTCCATGAAAGAGAGTTTGAACTTTTCAGATAGCCTAAAG GATTTGAAGGATCTTAGGAAGCAGTTATACTCAGCAGCTGAGTATTTTGAATTATCTTACAACAAACAAGATCAAAAACAAAT AGTGGTGAACACACTGAGAGATTATGCAACTAAAGCTTTCATCAGCACTGTGGATCACTTGGGCTCCATGACTTATAAGGTCAACTGTCTCCTAGATGACAAGATTGAGGAAGCATCTGCAATTGAGCTCAGATTCTCTTGTCTTCAACAG AGACTCCAAATGTGTGACGTGTTCATAGACCATGGAGGCCTATCTCAGCAGTCACTAGCAATAAGAACTCCGAAGCACCACATGCGATATATCTTACCAG TTTCACAAGCTAAAGACGGTGGAGTCAGCAAGAACTTGCAATACTGCATGAAAAATGAAGTAAACAGCGACATGTCGGCAG ACATGTATTCAAGAAATATAGAGACTTCTGCACCATTTGTCAG GAGACGGCATTTGACAACACAGTTTCCACGGTCCACCCCAACCAGCATCTTTTCATTCGCAAGTACTTCGTCCAACCAAAAAGCAG AAAAACGCACCTCCCCATTTCTATTTCAACTCACACGTTTGGGTTCTCTCGTCGATAGATCTACATCTtcaaatcagtctagtgccaaAAAGCGA TACCCACTGGAACCCCGAAGATCCACTTCAATGTCTGCTCATGTTGAGAGGAACAGAAGAACTGATATCGAGCTATATTCCAGCGAGAACAACCGTCTCTTCAAGTCCTTGGTTAGCATGCGGAAGTCAAGAAAGGACAGCAGGTTATACAAGTTCTTGGACGAAAACTAA
- the LOC104444083 gene encoding protein ABIL2 isoform X3 produces the protein MMDASQLPFLVSAPQEALHYDELSMKESLNFSDSLKDLKDLRKQLYSAAEYFELSYNKQDQKQIVVNTLRDYATKAFISTVDHLGSMTYKVNCLLDDKIEEASAIELRFSCLQQRLQMCDVFIDHGGLSQQSLAIRTPKHHMRYILPVSQAKDGGVSKNLQYCMKNEVNSDMSAGEHYMYSRNIETSAPFVRRRHLTTQFPRSTPTSIFSFASTSSNQKAEKRTSPFLFQLTRLGSLVDRSTSSNQSSAKKRYPLEPRRSTSMSAHVERNRRTDIELYSSENNRLFKSLVSMRKSRKDSRLYKFLDEN, from the exons ATGATGGATGCTTCCCAGTTGCCTTTTTTAGTTTCCGCTCCTCAGGAAGCTTTGCATTATGATGAGCTCTCCATGAAAGAGAGTTTGAACTTTTCAGATAGCCTAAAG GATTTGAAGGATCTTAGGAAGCAGTTATACTCAGCAGCTGAGTATTTTGAATTATCTTACAACAAACAAGATCAAAAACAAAT AGTGGTGAACACACTGAGAGATTATGCAACTAAAGCTTTCATCAGCACTGTGGATCACTTGGGCTCCATGACTTATAAGGTCAACTGTCTCCTAGATGACAAGATTGAGGAAGCATCTGCAATTGAGCTCAGATTCTCTTGTCTTCAACAG AGACTCCAAATGTGTGACGTGTTCATAGACCATGGAGGCCTATCTCAGCAGTCACTAGCAATAAGAACTCCGAAGCACCACATGCGATATATCTTACCAG TTTCACAAGCTAAAGACGGTGGAGTCAGCAAGAACTTGCAATACTGCATGAAAAATGAAGTAAACAGCGACATGTCGGCAGGTGAACATT ACATGTATTCAAGAAATATAGAGACTTCTGCACCATTTGTCAG GAGACGGCATTTGACAACACAGTTTCCACGGTCCACCCCAACCAGCATCTTTTCATTCGCAAGTACTTCGTCCAACCAAAAAGCAG AAAAACGCACCTCCCCATTTCTATTTCAACTCACACGTTTGGGTTCTCTCGTCGATAGATCTACATCTtcaaatcagtctagtgccaaAAAGCGA TACCCACTGGAACCCCGAAGATCCACTTCAATGTCTGCTCATGTTGAGAGGAACAGAAGAACTGATATCGAGCTATATTCCAGCGAGAACAACCGTCTCTTCAAGTCCTTGGTTAGCATGCGGAAGTCAAGAAAGGACAGCAGGTTATACAAGTTCTTGGACGAAAACTAA
- the LOC104444084 gene encoding protein NLP7 isoform X2: MTQALRDFRESTEQLVLAQVWAPVKNGGRYVLTTSGQPFVLGPNTNGLHQYRMVSMMYLFSADWVNDGELGLPGRVFRQKLPEWTPNVQYYTRKEYLRHDHALHNNVQGTLALPVFEPSGQSCVAVLELIMTSQRINYAPVVDKVCKALEAVNLKSSEILDHPSTQICNEGRHNALAEILEILTVTCETHKLPLAQTWVPCQHRSVLANGGGLKKSCSSIDGSCMAQVCMSTTDVAFYVVDAHMWGFREACVEHHLQKGQGVAGRAFLSQSSCFSKDITQFCKSEYPLVHYARMFGLTSCFAICLRSSHTGNDDYILEFFLPPGITNSGEQQSLLSSLLSTMRKHFKSLMVASGKTLQLEDKSIEFIEAVLNERLDSRVDSLQIPTYTELLAGPLYLPNGGVARQLDSSKQLLVDVVDVINDEVNPVMAIASENVVTFPENNVMKKKSEKRRGKAEKCISLEVLQQYFAGSLKDAAKSLGVCPTTMKRICRQHGISRWPSRKISKVNRSLSKLKHVIESVHGAEETFSISALATSPLPVAVGSISWPPSLKESNELNPPQAKALEAQGEGMNRSPSKLPRTDEEAAVQNKSYERVPQEEQLLNEHGRSSPEFAGAPSRSKSRSGSREQSAGTPTSHGSCQGSPANESLPIKDQSGSPHNDQCIKRGGSLEVMFKSTNAQNFSAAYSMPDALGVTELQEPFGGMLIEDTGSSKDLRNLCPSVADAVLEDRVPEFSWTNPPCSDMASKQAATFLRTTPRTTPRQDMTSVTIKATYREDIIRFRISLSSSIVELREHVAKRLKLEVGTFDIKYLDDDHEWVLVACDADWQECMDFSRSSGCNMIRLLVHDVMANLGSSCESSGE, from the exons ATGACCCAGGCTCTTCGTGACTTCAGAGAATCAACTGAACAGCTCGTTCTTGCTCAGGTTTGGGCACCAGTAAAGAATGGTGGTCGGTACGTCCTTACGACTTCAGGGCAGCCCTTCGTTCTTGGTCCAAATACTAATGGGCTTCACCAGTACAGAATGGTGTCTATGATGTATTTGTTTTCTGCGGATTGGGTGAATGATGGAGAACTGGGACTTCCTGGTCGTGTTTTCCGGCAAAAGCTGCCTGAATGGACTCCTAATGTACAATACTACACCAGGAAAGAATATTTGAGGCATGATCATGCTCTTCATAATAATGTTCAGGGAACCTTGGCTTTGCCCGTCTTTGAACCATCAGGCCAATCTTGTGTTGCTGTTCTTGAACTCATTATGACTTCACAGCGGATTAACTATGCACCGGTGGTTGATAAAGTCTGCAAAGCACTTGAG GCAGtgaacttgaaaagttctgaaaTCCTGGATCATCCAAGCACACAG ATATGCAATGAAGGGCGGCATAATGCATTGGCTGAAATTTTGGAGATACTGACAGTCACATGCGAAACCCACAAGCTACCTCTGGCTCAAACCTGGGTCCCATGTCAGCATCGCAGTGTTCTGGCTAATGGCGGTGGCCTGAAAAAGAGTTGTTCTAGTATTGATGGTAGCTGCATGGCACAAGTCTGCATGTCCACAACTGATGTGGCATTTTATGTTGTAGATGCTCATATGTGGGGCTTTCGGGAAGCTTGTGTTGAGCATCACTTACAAAAGGGTCAGGGGGTCGCTGGGAGGGCTTTCTTGTCCCAGAGCTCTTGCTTCTCCAAAGACAtcacccaattttgcaaatcCGAGTACCCTTTAGTGCATTATGCACGAATGTTTGGGTTAACCAGTTGTTTTGCAATCTGCTTACGAAGTAGTCATACTGGAAATGATGattatattttagaatttttcctgCCCCCCGGCATCACCAATAGTGGTGAGCAGCAGTCACTGTTGAGCTCCTTATTGTCTACAATGAGGAAGCATTTCAAGAGTCTTATGGTTGCTTCTGGGAAAACACTTCAACTGGAGGACAAATCTATTGAATTTATTGAAGCTGTGCTGAATGAGAGACTTGATTCGAGAGTTGACTCTCTTCAAATACCTACATATACAGAATTATTGGCTGGACCCCTTTACTTGCCCAACGGAGGAGTGGCCAGGCAGTTAGATTCATCAAAGCAGCTGCTGGTGGATGTCGTTGATGTAATTAATGATGAAGTCAATCCTGTTATGGCAATTGCAAGTGAGAATGTTGTTacttttccagaaaataatgtgatgaaaaagaaatctGAGAAGAGGCGTGGAAAGGCTGAGAAATGTATTAGCCTTGAGGTTCTTCAGCAATATTTCGCTGGCAGCCTTAAAGATGCTGCAAAGAGCCTCGGCG TTTGCCCAACAACAATGAAACGAATCTGCAGACAGCATGGGATTTCAAGGTGGCCGTCCCGCAAAATTAGCAAAGTCAACCGCTCTTTATCAAAGTTGAAGCATGTCATCGAATCTGTTCATGGTGCTGAAGAAACATTCAGTATAAGTGCTTTAGCTACAAGTCCACTTCCTGTTGCTGTTGGTTCTATTTCTTGGCCTCCCAGCTTGAAAGAGTCCAATGAGCTAAACCCACCCCAAGCCAAGGCACTTGAAGCACAAGGTGAAGGGATGAATCGGTCTCCATCCAAGTTACCCAGAACTGATGAGGAGGCTGCAGTGCAAAATAAATCTTATGAGAGGGTGCCTCAGGAGGAGCAACTCTTGAATGAGCACGGCAGGTCTTCACCAGAATTTGCTGGAGCACCAAGCAGATCTAAATCTAGAAGTGGCTCGAGGGAACAGAGTGCCGGTACACCCACTTCTCATGGTTCATGCCAAGGTAGTCCAGCAAATGAAAGTTTGCCCATAAAGGATCAGTCTGGTTCTCCACACAATGATCAATGCATAAAAAGAGGGGGCTCTCTGGAAGTGATGTTTAAGTCAACAAATGCACAGAACTTCTCCGCTGCATATTCAATGCCTGATGCTCTAGGAGTTACAGAACTTCAAGAACCATTTGGAGGAATGCTAATTGAGGATACTGGAAGCTCAAAAGATTTGAGAAATCTGTGTCCATCAGTTGCAGATGCAGTTTTGGAAGATCGGGTCCCAGAGTTTAGCTGGACGAATCCCCCATGTTCTGATATGGCTTCCAAACAAGCGGCAACTTTTCTTAGGACAACGCCTCGCACTACACCTAGGCAAGACATGACGAGCGTGACCATTAAGGCTACGTACAGAGAAGACATTATAAGATTCAGGATATCACTGAGTTCTAGTATCGTGGAGCTGAGAGAACACGTGGCGAAGAGGTTAAAGTTAGAGGTGGGTACTTTTGACATCAAATACCTCGATGATGATCATGAGTGGGTTTTGGTAGCCTGCGACGCAGACTGGCAAGAATGCATGGACTTCTCGCGATCATCTGGTTGTAATATGATCAGGCTGTTAGTTCATGATGTGATGGCGAACCTCGGAAGCTCCTGTGAAAGCTCGGGGGAATGA
- the LOC104444084 gene encoding protein NLP7 isoform X1, translating to MDLDLDVYSPWPLMDHQLHFAASPLFLSVSDQPGSPLCAFSCGSEDKLAAAAAGVRLSDCSRFVAYHHNSETEASAEDSHREKLPSPYLGLTAFENPDGYFIIKERMTQALRDFRESTEQLVLAQVWAPVKNGGRYVLTTSGQPFVLGPNTNGLHQYRMVSMMYLFSADWVNDGELGLPGRVFRQKLPEWTPNVQYYTRKEYLRHDHALHNNVQGTLALPVFEPSGQSCVAVLELIMTSQRINYAPVVDKVCKALEAVNLKSSEILDHPSTQICNEGRHNALAEILEILTVTCETHKLPLAQTWVPCQHRSVLANGGGLKKSCSSIDGSCMAQVCMSTTDVAFYVVDAHMWGFREACVEHHLQKGQGVAGRAFLSQSSCFSKDITQFCKSEYPLVHYARMFGLTSCFAICLRSSHTGNDDYILEFFLPPGITNSGEQQSLLSSLLSTMRKHFKSLMVASGKTLQLEDKSIEFIEAVLNERLDSRVDSLQIPTYTELLAGPLYLPNGGVARQLDSSKQLLVDVVDVINDEVNPVMAIASENVVTFPENNVMKKKSEKRRGKAEKCISLEVLQQYFAGSLKDAAKSLGVCPTTMKRICRQHGISRWPSRKISKVNRSLSKLKHVIESVHGAEETFSISALATSPLPVAVGSISWPPSLKESNELNPPQAKALEAQGEGMNRSPSKLPRTDEEAAVQNKSYERVPQEEQLLNEHGRSSPEFAGAPSRSKSRSGSREQSAGTPTSHGSCQGSPANESLPIKDQSGSPHNDQCIKRGGSLEVMFKSTNAQNFSAAYSMPDALGVTELQEPFGGMLIEDTGSSKDLRNLCPSVADAVLEDRVPEFSWTNPPCSDMASKQAATFLRTTPRTTPRQDMTSVTIKATYREDIIRFRISLSSSIVELREHVAKRLKLEVGTFDIKYLDDDHEWVLVACDADWQECMDFSRSSGCNMIRLLVHDVMANLGSSCESSGE from the exons ATGGACCTGGACCTCGACGTCTACAGTCCCTGGCCACTGATGGATCATCAGCTCCACTTCGCCGCGTCTCCCCTCTTTCTGTCCGTCTCCGACCAGCCCGGCTCGCCTCTCTGCGCCTTCTCCTGCGGATCCGAGGACaagctcgccgccgccgccgcagggGTCCGCCTCTCCGATTGCTCCCGGTTTGTCGCAT ATCATCACAATTCAGAGACCGAAGCCTCCGCTGAAGATAGCCATCGCGAAAAGCTGCCATCACCATATTTGGGGCTGACGGCATTTGAAAATCCTGATGGATACTTTATCATCAAAGAAAGGATGACCCAGGCTCTTCGTGACTTCAGAGAATCAACTGAACAGCTCGTTCTTGCTCAGGTTTGGGCACCAGTAAAGAATGGTGGTCGGTACGTCCTTACGACTTCAGGGCAGCCCTTCGTTCTTGGTCCAAATACTAATGGGCTTCACCAGTACAGAATGGTGTCTATGATGTATTTGTTTTCTGCGGATTGGGTGAATGATGGAGAACTGGGACTTCCTGGTCGTGTTTTCCGGCAAAAGCTGCCTGAATGGACTCCTAATGTACAATACTACACCAGGAAAGAATATTTGAGGCATGATCATGCTCTTCATAATAATGTTCAGGGAACCTTGGCTTTGCCCGTCTTTGAACCATCAGGCCAATCTTGTGTTGCTGTTCTTGAACTCATTATGACTTCACAGCGGATTAACTATGCACCGGTGGTTGATAAAGTCTGCAAAGCACTTGAG GCAGtgaacttgaaaagttctgaaaTCCTGGATCATCCAAGCACACAG ATATGCAATGAAGGGCGGCATAATGCATTGGCTGAAATTTTGGAGATACTGACAGTCACATGCGAAACCCACAAGCTACCTCTGGCTCAAACCTGGGTCCCATGTCAGCATCGCAGTGTTCTGGCTAATGGCGGTGGCCTGAAAAAGAGTTGTTCTAGTATTGATGGTAGCTGCATGGCACAAGTCTGCATGTCCACAACTGATGTGGCATTTTATGTTGTAGATGCTCATATGTGGGGCTTTCGGGAAGCTTGTGTTGAGCATCACTTACAAAAGGGTCAGGGGGTCGCTGGGAGGGCTTTCTTGTCCCAGAGCTCTTGCTTCTCCAAAGACAtcacccaattttgcaaatcCGAGTACCCTTTAGTGCATTATGCACGAATGTTTGGGTTAACCAGTTGTTTTGCAATCTGCTTACGAAGTAGTCATACTGGAAATGATGattatattttagaatttttcctgCCCCCCGGCATCACCAATAGTGGTGAGCAGCAGTCACTGTTGAGCTCCTTATTGTCTACAATGAGGAAGCATTTCAAGAGTCTTATGGTTGCTTCTGGGAAAACACTTCAACTGGAGGACAAATCTATTGAATTTATTGAAGCTGTGCTGAATGAGAGACTTGATTCGAGAGTTGACTCTCTTCAAATACCTACATATACAGAATTATTGGCTGGACCCCTTTACTTGCCCAACGGAGGAGTGGCCAGGCAGTTAGATTCATCAAAGCAGCTGCTGGTGGATGTCGTTGATGTAATTAATGATGAAGTCAATCCTGTTATGGCAATTGCAAGTGAGAATGTTGTTacttttccagaaaataatgtgatgaaaaagaaatctGAGAAGAGGCGTGGAAAGGCTGAGAAATGTATTAGCCTTGAGGTTCTTCAGCAATATTTCGCTGGCAGCCTTAAAGATGCTGCAAAGAGCCTCGGCG TTTGCCCAACAACAATGAAACGAATCTGCAGACAGCATGGGATTTCAAGGTGGCCGTCCCGCAAAATTAGCAAAGTCAACCGCTCTTTATCAAAGTTGAAGCATGTCATCGAATCTGTTCATGGTGCTGAAGAAACATTCAGTATAAGTGCTTTAGCTACAAGTCCACTTCCTGTTGCTGTTGGTTCTATTTCTTGGCCTCCCAGCTTGAAAGAGTCCAATGAGCTAAACCCACCCCAAGCCAAGGCACTTGAAGCACAAGGTGAAGGGATGAATCGGTCTCCATCCAAGTTACCCAGAACTGATGAGGAGGCTGCAGTGCAAAATAAATCTTATGAGAGGGTGCCTCAGGAGGAGCAACTCTTGAATGAGCACGGCAGGTCTTCACCAGAATTTGCTGGAGCACCAAGCAGATCTAAATCTAGAAGTGGCTCGAGGGAACAGAGTGCCGGTACACCCACTTCTCATGGTTCATGCCAAGGTAGTCCAGCAAATGAAAGTTTGCCCATAAAGGATCAGTCTGGTTCTCCACACAATGATCAATGCATAAAAAGAGGGGGCTCTCTGGAAGTGATGTTTAAGTCAACAAATGCACAGAACTTCTCCGCTGCATATTCAATGCCTGATGCTCTAGGAGTTACAGAACTTCAAGAACCATTTGGAGGAATGCTAATTGAGGATACTGGAAGCTCAAAAGATTTGAGAAATCTGTGTCCATCAGTTGCAGATGCAGTTTTGGAAGATCGGGTCCCAGAGTTTAGCTGGACGAATCCCCCATGTTCTGATATGGCTTCCAAACAAGCGGCAACTTTTCTTAGGACAACGCCTCGCACTACACCTAGGCAAGACATGACGAGCGTGACCATTAAGGCTACGTACAGAGAAGACATTATAAGATTCAGGATATCACTGAGTTCTAGTATCGTGGAGCTGAGAGAACACGTGGCGAAGAGGTTAAAGTTAGAGGTGGGTACTTTTGACATCAAATACCTCGATGATGATCATGAGTGGGTTTTGGTAGCCTGCGACGCAGACTGGCAAGAATGCATGGACTTCTCGCGATCATCTGGTTGTAATATGATCAGGCTGTTAGTTCATGATGTGATGGCGAACCTCGGAAGCTCCTGTGAAAGCTCGGGGGAATGA
- the LOC104444085 gene encoding beta-amylase 1, chloroplastic: CTVSLSLYISAKLQKESKPYHLEVPSNGDRISVGSDLLRLLLRRPRRPRLPHPLPADCRRVPHPHRRLAASARLNSSSPSGAGSGSVSPDNGDLSQYELHHAFSSAARRWGGSPVFVALPTDAVGPGAGQVRRRRAMAQSFRALAAAGVEGVVMEVWWGLVEREQPRVYNWDGYWEIVTMARRCGLKVRAVMGFHQCGTGPGDPHWIPLPVWVLREMEKDPDIAYSDRFGRRSMEYISLGCDILPVLQGRSPIQAYADFMRNFRDAFRPFFGNVITGVQVGMGPAGELRYPSCPSHKLMWAWRSRELGEFQCYDKYMLASLNACAREIGMHEWGNGGPIGTGNLMQDLENTEFFKSDDGSWNTAYGKFFLEWYSGMLLLHGERICREAETIFRGIEVNTSAKVAGIHWHYDTKSHPSELTAGYYNTSTRDGYLPITRMFGRYGFTLCSTCFEMQDVEEKQMNPVSSPEGFLRRLLLAARVCEVALEGENCTSNLDDGSFQQVLKMSKFYSDGLEKPCFSFNFVRMDKNMFEYNNWVRFTRFVRQMSVAKIFRARLGSHDIHSSAADSAKLGFSFAYS; this comes from the exons TGcactgtttctctctctctctacatttcTGCAAAGCTTCAAAAGGAATCCAAACCCTACCACCTCGAAGTTCCCTCCAATGGCGATCGCATCTCCGTCGGCTCCGACCTTCTCCGCCTCCTTCTGCGGCGGCCGCGCCGACCCCGCCTGCCTCACCCGCTCCCCGCCGACTGCCGCCGCGTTCCCCACCCCCATCGGCGCCTCGCCGCCTCGGCGCGGCTCAACTCCTCCAGCCCCTCCGGCGCCGGCAGCGGCTCCGTCTCGCCGGACAACGGCGACCTGAGCCAGTACGAGCTCCACCACGCGTTCTCCTCCGCCGCCCGCCGCTGGGGAGGGTCGCCGGTGTTCGTCGCGCTCCCCACCGATGCCGTGGGCCCCGGCGCTGGGCAGGTGCGGCGGAGGAGGGCGATGGCGCAGTCGTTCCGGGCCCTCGCGGCGGCGGGCGTGGAGGGGGTGGTGATGGAGGTGTGGTGGGGGCTGGTGGAGAGGGAGCAGCCTAGGGTTTACAATTGGGATGGATATTGGGAGATTGTGACGATGGCGAGGCGATGTGGATTGAAGGTTAGGGCAGTGATGGGGTTTCACCAGTGCGGCACTGGGCCTGGGGATCCTCACTG GATACCTCTGCCTGTGTGGGTGCTTCGAGAGATGGAAAAAGACCCTGATATAGCTTATTCAGATAGATTTGGAAGGAGGAGTATGGAATACATTTCCCTAGGATGTGATATTCTTCCTGTGCTGCAAGGACGATCACCCATTCAAGCATATGCAGATTTTATGAGGAACTTCAGGGATGCATTTAGGCCCTTCTTTGGCAACGTCATAACA GGAGTTCAAGTTGGGATGGGTCCTGCTGGTGAATTAAGGTATCCTTCATGTCCTTCCCACAAGCTGATGTGGGCTTGGCGGTCGCGTGAACTTGGAGAGTTTCAATGCTACGATAAG TATATGCTCGCATCATTAAACGCTTGTGCACGAGAGATTGGAATGCATGAATGGGGAAATGGAGGCCCTATTGGCACTGGCAATTTGATGCAGGACCTGGAGAATACTGAGTTTTTTAAAAGTGATGATGGCTCTTGGAATACGGCCTATGGTAAATTTTTCCTTGAGTGGTACTCGGGGATGCTGCTTTTGCATGGAGAGAGGATATGCAGGGAGGCTGAGACCATCTTCCGTGGCATTGAAGTGAATACATCAGCAAAAGTGGCCGGAATCCACTGGCACTATGACACAAAGTCTCATCCATCTGAATTAACTGCAGGCTATTACAATACTTCAACGAGAGATGGCTACCTACCAATCACTCGCATGTTTGGTAGGTATGGATTTACTTTATGCTCTACGTGCTTTGAGATGCAGGACGTGGAAGAGAAGCAGATGAACCCGGTCAGTAGCCCAGAAGGCTTTCTCAGACGGCTCCTTTTGGCTGCTAGGGTCTGTGAGGTAGCTCTTGAAGGTGAAAACTGCACAAGCAATTTAGACGATGGGTCGTTTCAACAGGTCCTAAAAATGTCAAAGTTTTACTCAGATGGTCTGGAAAAGCCGTGCTTTTCGTTCAACTTTGTCAGGATGGATAAAAACATGTTTGAATACAACAATTGGGTGCGTTTTACTCGATTTGTCAGGCAAATGTCTGTTGCCAAAATTTTTCGAGCCAGACTAGGTTCCCATGATATCCATTCTTCAGCAGCGGATTCTGCAAAACTCGGATTTTCTTTTGCCTACAGCTGA